In Plasmodium gaboni strain SY75 chromosome 14, whole genome shotgun sequence, one genomic interval encodes:
- a CDS encoding acyl-CoA binding protein encodes MAQVFDECVSFINGLPKTINLPNELKLDLYKYYKQSTVGNCNIEQPSMFKIEDRKKYNAWKSIENLEREEAQKRYMDIVTSLFPNWKDSE; translated from the coding sequence atgGCGCAAGTATTCGATGAATGTGTTTCCTTTATCAACGGATTACCTAAAACTATAAATTTGCCTAATGAACTAAAATTAGActtatacaaatattataaacaGAGTACCGTCGGCAATTGCAACATAGAACAACCAAGTATGTTTAAAATTGAGgatagaaaaaaatacaatGCTTGGAAATCTATTGAAAACTTAGAAAGAGAAGAAGCACAAAAAAGATATATGGATATTGTAACGTCCTTGTTTCCAAATTGGAAAGATAGtgaataa
- a CDS encoding exported protein (PHISTa) — protein sequence MDEESEFFPCVAKYILLCIVGIICAELSVLHVMYTRLYNGSSFNNESLNNALPNAVCTNTKGRRMWYNYEDSDDEVNNSNDYHSINNIYSNNNDELLYCVDLVLSRIWHNLRDCSNREYYGKGYVVDYHDLSRNLKKEELQDVLKTLKEGTTRNDLISIWNHVVRINRSGVDDIISSILLYIDNVMNKYADCELDFEEVLKALKINERTLKLFKSNIIKQISSNDFKYNNEFYTLLINEIRIEDIKSLIDSYMKFADNKKKKIYDQFIKDFNEMFKKYIEKKKKN from the exons ATGGATGAAGAAAGTGAATTTTTTCCTTGTGTGgcaaaatatattttgcTTTGTATTGTAGGAATAATTTGTGCTGAGCTTTCT GTCCTTCACGTAATGTATACAAGGTTATATAATGGATCATCATTTAACAATGAATCGTTAAATAATGCATTACCTAACGCTGTATGTACAAATACGAAAGGCAGAAGAATGTGGTATAATTATGAAGATTCTGATGATGAGGTTAATAATAGTAATGATTACCATAGtattaacaatatatatagtaataataatgatgagTTATTATATTGTGTAGATTTAGTACTTAGTAGGATATGGCACAATTTAAGGGATTGTTCTAATAGAGAATATTATGGTAAAGGCTATGTTGTTGATTATCATGACCTTTCAagaaatttaaaaaaagaagaattGCAAGATGTTCTTAAAACCTTAAAGGAAGGTACGACACGAAATGATCTTATCAGTATATGGAATCATGTTGTTAGAATCAATAGGAGTGGAGTTGATGATATCATAAGTTCTatactattatatatagataatgTTATGAACAAATATGCAGATTGTGAATTGGATTTTGAAGAAGTTTTAAAGGCATTAAAAATCAATGAAAGAACATTGAAGCTTTTTAAATCcaatattataaaacaaatatcATCTAATGACTTTAAGtataataatgaatttTATACTCTTCTTATTAATGAAATAAGAATAGAGGATATAAAAAGCTTAATTGATTCCTATATGAAATTTGCTGATAAtaagaagaagaaaatatatgatCAATTTATAAAAGATTTTAATGAAATgttcaaaaaatatattgaaaaaaaaaaaaaaaattaa
- a CDS encoding putative exported protein, translated as MHLTYLKILFFSLFLDTFISSHTNIPRTNNAPPKNVAINISPVGPIPDVITLDYIKENLEEIQLIKDIIIREKLKKLKLLKKKCKKNKKDKEIKKEIEILEREIMDTRKLCNHYIKDEIKEIKSIKDQIIKEKIENDRWKKDLLIDYELKRLMFKPDITRLNKLYEEYLKEELRIAKLKDNIFKIYQFILYLIPNTIYYTIKFINNIPEVELSLPMFFKIKKRKSKSFLELWNSLYEILEEKVHKYQIGGYVFGFGLLAGIGKSIHSIVATPAVCIKYATLVVNYSTFKTKCASILAASCNALSTSTKSMICHEKLQMMNIACTTATASPDPATKVVAIIIIVILVIILLVFLYYLIKKSGILENEHVQKVIVPIQTFFNKYITKKKNYFKDMLYYIKPLKTNTQ; from the exons ATGCATttaacatatttaaaaatattatttttctctttatttttagatACATTTATATCTTCACACACG AACATTCCTAGAACTAATAATGCTCCTCCCAAAAATGTTgctataaatatatcacCTGTAGGACCAATTCCAGATGTAATAACACtagattatataaaagaaaatcTTGAAGAAATTCAACTAattaaagatataataatcagagaaaaattaaaaaaactaaaattattaaaaaaaaaatgtaaaaaaaataaaaaagataaagaaataaaaaaagaaattgAAATTTTAGAAAGAGAAATAATGGATACAAGAAAATTATGTAATCACtatataaaagatgaaattaaagaaattaaaTCAATAAAAGATCAAATCataaaggaaaaaatagaaaatgATAGATGGAAAAAAGATTTATTAATTGATTATGAATTGAAAAGACTTATGTTCAAACCAGATATTACACgattaaataaattatatgaagaATATCTAAAGGAAGAATTAAGAATTGCAAAATTgaaagataatatatttaaaatataccaatttattttatatttaatacCTAATACAATATACTATActattaaatttataaataatattccAGAAGTAGAGTTATCACTTCCAatgttttttaaaataaaaaaaaggaaaagtAAATCATTTTTAGAACTATGGAATTCTTTATACGAAATATTGGAAGAAAAAGTTCATAAGTATCAAATTGGAGGATATGTATTTGGATTTGGTTTATTAGCAGGCATAGGAAAATCTATACACTCAATTGTTGCAACACCTGCTGTCTGCATTAAATATGCAACTTTGGTTGTTAATTATTCTACCTTTAAAACTAAATGTGCCAGTATTCTTGCGGCATCATGTAATGCTCTTTCAACATCTACAAAATCCATGATTTGCCATGAAAAATTACAAATGATGAATATTGCCTGCACTACAGCAACAGCTTCTCCAGATCCTGCCACAAAAGTAGTAGctataataataattgttATACTTGTTATAATACTCTTagtatttttatattacttaattaaaaaatcaGGTATTTTAGAAAATGAACATGTTCAAAAGGTAATTGTTCCTATTcaaacattttttaataaatatataactaaaaagaaaaattacTTTAAAgatatgttatattatataaaaccattaaaaacaaatacGCAATAA
- a CDS encoding acyl-CoA synthetase → MRILFIMCSVFINLVYSLPFFTQISSVHKRYAEICENPLNKDESSVYSIKDHRKKASLYVYKHIMKIIFSKYGMDYNEIALVEHSRGKPTTSITYSDFFKKVLSFSHTLCYYQGKGIETKSYKEIQNNGKFKLLGLYGSNSINWIVSDFASMISGVTTLVLHSKFSIDVIVDILNETKLQWLCLDLDLVEGILERKKDLPYLKKVIILDTFITSEDLNLEGDQERNISTCNQNNKKKKKKNKNNKNNKKKNKNKRNNNESFNEKENDENISLPYDKEKIDKINALKGKYRYNSINIILFNDMIKKSIRDINIKNENPDFITSIVYTSGTSGKPKGVMLSNKNFFNTLIPLCNDSILVNYSPKAHLSYLPISHVYERILVYLSFMKGIRIDIWSKDMNYFSEDIYNTKGNIIAGVPKIFSRMYTNIMSEINNLPFLKRCMVKGVLSLGKSSTYNESSSNFLDKLVGVSCKIKEKINPNLEVIINGGGKLSAQIARELSILLNVNTYQVYGLTETNGAMFVQKHNDFDNDSVGGPIAPTTKYKVRTWEIYKANDALPKGELLVKSDSVFCGYFLEKELTENAFTHDGYFKTGDIVQINPNGSLKFLDRSKELVKLSHGEYIETDKLNNLYSQISFINYCVAYGDDTMDGPLAIISIDKSLFFKSLKNNNMLGNTGVNEKNYLDKLTDDNINNNIFVDYVKAKMMEVYKETNMNRHNIINHIYLTSKVWDTYNYLTPTLKVKRFRIFKDYAFFIEKVKKIYENKLKTSSTCCNGILINGDKNVEMRKQRNDKDESSEKKLEENTNNRKFQNQIKEDPKKSTTLNHNKVNEVECNK, encoded by the coding sequence atgcGTATTTTATTCATCATGTGTAGtgtatttattaatttagTTTATTCATTACCATTTTTCACCCAAATTAGTAGTGTACATAAAAGATATGCAGAAATATGTGAGAATCCATTAAATAAAGATGAATCAAGTGTATATAGTATAAAAGATCATAGGAAAAAGGCTTctttatatgtttataaacatattatgaaaataatattttcgAAATATGGGATGGATTATAATGAAATTGCACTAGTAGAACATTCTCGTGGTAAACCAACAACTTCTATTACATATTCagatttttttaaaaaagtaTTATCCTTTAGTCATACTTTATGTTATTATCAAGGAAAAGGCATTGAAACAAAATCATATAAGGAAATACAGAATAATGGTAAGTTTAAGTTGTTAGGTTTGTATGGTAGTAATTCTATTAATTGGATAGTTTCTGATTTCGCATCTATGATTAGTGGAGTTACCACATTAGTATTGCATTCCAAATTTAGTATTGATGTAATTgtagatatattaaatgaaacAAAATTACAATGGCTATGTTTAGATTTAGATTTGGTTGAAGGAATATTGGAGCGTAAGAAAGATTTACCTTATTTGAAAAAGGTTATAATATTAGATACTTTTATTACAAGTGAAGATCTGAATTTGGAAGGAGATCAGGAAAGAAATATATCTACTTgtaatcaaaataataaaaaaaaaaaaaaaaaaaataaaaataataaaaataataaaaaaaaaaataaaaataaaagaaataataatgaatcatttaatgaaaaagaaaatgatgaaaacATTTCTTTGCCATATGATAAAGAGAAAATTGACAAAATTAATGCCttaaaaggaaaatatcgttataatagtataaatattatattatttaatgatatgataaaaaaaagcaTAAGGGATAtcaatattaaaaatgagAATCCAGATTTTATTACATCAATTGTTTATACATCTGGAACTTCTGGAAAACCAAAAGGGGTTATGTtaagtaataaaaattttttcaaTACACTAATACCCCTTTGTAATGATAGTATACTTGTAAATTATTCTCCCAAAGCGCATTTATCCTATTTACCTATTTCTCATGTGTATGAAAGAATTCTTGTTTACCTTTCTTTTATGAAAGGCATTAGGATAGATATATGGAGCAAGgatatgaattatttttctgAGGATATTTACAACACAAAAGGAAATATAATAGCAGGTGTACCCAAAATTTTTTCAAGAATgtatacaaatattatgagtgaaataaataatttacCATTTTTGAAAAGATGTATGGTGAAGGGTGTTTTATCATTAGGTAAATCTTCTACATATAATGAATCATCTAGTAATTTTCTTGATAAGCTTGTTGGCGTCTCTTGTAAAATTAAAGAGAAAATAAATCCTAATTTGGAAGTTATAATAAATGGAGGTGGGAAATTATCAGCTCAAATTGCACGTGAATTaagtatattattaaatgttAATACTTATCAAGTTTATGGTTTAACCGAAACTAATGGAGCTATGTTTGTACAAAAGCACAACGATTTTGACAATGATAGTGTAGGGGGACCAATAGCTCCTacaacaaaatataaagtGAGAACATGGGAAATTTACAAAGCTAATGATGCACTACCTAAAGGAGAATTATTAGTTAAAAGTGATTCAGTATTTTGTGGATACTTTTTAGAAAAGGAACTAACAGAGAATGCTTTTACTCATGATGGTTATTTTAAAACAGGAGATATTGTACAGATTAATCCAAATGGTTCGTTAAAATTTTTAGATAGATCCAAAGAATTAGTAAAATTATCACATGGGGAATACATAGAAACTGATAAGttgaataatttatattcacaaatatcatttataaattattgtGTTGCCTATGGAGATGATACTATGGATGGACCTCTAGCCATTATTTCTATTGATAAAagtttattttttaaatctttgaaaaataataatatgcTAGGAAATACTGGAgttaatgaaaaaaattatttagATAAATTAACTGATGataacataaataataatatttttgttgATTATGTTAAAGCGAAAATGATGGAAGTTTACAAAGAAACAAATATGAACAGAcacaatattattaatcatatatatttaacGTCCAAAGTTTGGgatacatataattatcttACACCGACCTTGAAGGTTAAAAGATTCCGTATCTTTAAAGATTATGCTTTTTTCATTGAAAAAGttaagaaaatatatgaaaacAAATTGAAAACAAGTAGTACATGTTGTAACGgaatattaataaatggAGACAAAAATGTAGAAATGAGGAAACAAAGAAATGATAAGGATGAATCTTCAGAGAAAAAATTAGAAGAAAATACAAACAATAGGAAATTTcaaaatcaaataaaagAAGATCCTAAGAAATCTACGACATTAAACCATAATAAGGTAAATGAAGTAGAATgtaataaatga